A DNA window from Amycolatopsis sp. DSM 110486 contains the following coding sequences:
- a CDS encoding DoxX family protein: MKLFDRGRDHVLALFRIVLGFLFFCHGASTVFGLWGHHATAVGTWPGWWAALIQLVGGAAVTLGLGTRVAAVICSGSMAFAYFTVHFGKAVLPIENGGEQAAIFAWAFLLLAFTGGGHWALTDLFRRTRVVPATGTVTAG, translated from the coding sequence GTGAAACTCTTCGACAGAGGCCGTGACCACGTCCTCGCGCTCTTCCGCATCGTGCTCGGTTTCCTGTTCTTCTGCCACGGTGCTTCGACCGTGTTCGGCCTCTGGGGGCACCACGCCACGGCCGTCGGCACGTGGCCCGGCTGGTGGGCCGCGCTGATCCAGCTCGTCGGCGGCGCGGCCGTGACGCTGGGCCTCGGCACGCGCGTCGCCGCCGTGATCTGCTCCGGCTCCATGGCCTTCGCGTACTTCACCGTGCACTTCGGCAAGGCCGTACTTCCCATCGAGAACGGCGGCGAGCAGGCCGCCATCTTCGCCTGGGCCTTCCTCCTGCTCGCCTTCACCGGCGGCGGCCACTGGGCACTGACCGACTTGTTCCGCCGGACCCGCGTGGTCCCGGCCACCGGCACGGTCACCGCCGGTTGA
- a CDS encoding DUF2020 domain-containing protein: protein MRRILALAPALALLAGCSVSTPIAGTAQPAPPPTTTKHAAEPGLPPDPQPVREAKCPYLSAETVQDANGQHVTTVRVSDDEPHPSCFFYRPDGGLQVTVQVYVGTKDVATKLVNRAAPVDTSNPANDPAGWKGGYQPAGDGVVYAVSKGAAAVIVTSNQQQSIKARTVAKKAIAALKL from the coding sequence ATGCGACGAATTCTCGCTCTCGCGCCCGCCCTGGCGTTGCTCGCCGGCTGCAGCGTGTCGACCCCCATCGCGGGCACCGCGCAGCCCGCGCCGCCGCCGACGACCACCAAGCACGCTGCTGAGCCCGGCCTGCCGCCAGATCCGCAGCCGGTCCGGGAAGCGAAGTGCCCGTACCTCTCGGCCGAGACGGTGCAGGACGCGAACGGCCAGCACGTGACGACCGTACGCGTGTCCGACGACGAGCCGCACCCGTCGTGCTTCTTCTATCGCCCCGACGGCGGGCTCCAGGTCACCGTGCAGGTGTACGTGGGCACGAAGGACGTCGCGACGAAACTCGTGAACCGGGCCGCGCCGGTCGACACGTCCAACCCCGCGAACGACCCCGCCGGATGGAAGGGCGGCTACCAGCCGGCCGGTGACGGAGTGGTGTACGCGGTCTCGAAGGGGGCAGCCGCCGTCATCGTGACGAGTAACCAACAGCAGAGCATCAAAGCACGCACAGTGGCCAAGAAGGCTATCGCGGCCCTGAAGCTCTGA
- a CDS encoding PH domain-containing protein produces the protein MDNYPTSWAPRSAIVVVAWLVTVLLLVGAVLDGIFGDGKGAVLMGLATVAIGAFAVHWSVVRPRLSADAEGLVARTLGGAHRLPWDGTSVQLRTTRRLGRDGVTLELEHDDELYIFGRVDLGEDPRDVLDALTVLRGAF, from the coding sequence GTGGATAACTACCCCACCTCGTGGGCTCCCCGTTCGGCCATTGTGGTAGTGGCCTGGCTGGTCACGGTCCTGCTGCTCGTCGGCGCGGTGCTCGACGGGATCTTCGGCGACGGCAAGGGCGCGGTCCTGATGGGGCTCGCCACCGTGGCGATCGGGGCGTTCGCGGTGCACTGGAGCGTGGTGCGCCCGCGGCTGTCCGCCGACGCCGAGGGCCTGGTCGCCCGCACACTCGGCGGCGCGCACCGCCTGCCGTGGGACGGGACCAGTGTCCAGCTGCGCACCACCCGCCGGCTGGGCCGCGACGGTGTGACACTCGAGCTGGAACACGACGACGAGCTCTACATCTTCGGCCGCGTCGACCTCGGCGAAGACCCGCGCGACGTCCTCGACGCGCTCACCGTCCTGCGTGGCGCTTTTTAG
- the crgA gene encoding cell division protein CrgA: MPKSKVRKKTAYTPPVDRRTPVKVKAAGPSNLFYKIVMFGLMLLGLLWLIVNYIAGDKISFLTSLGNWNFGIGFAAMIVGLLMTMRWR, encoded by the coding sequence ATGCCGAAGTCCAAGGTCCGCAAGAAGACCGCGTACACCCCGCCCGTTGATCGCCGGACGCCGGTGAAGGTCAAGGCCGCGGGCCCGTCAAACCTGTTCTACAAGATCGTCATGTTCGGCCTCATGCTCCTCGGGTTGCTGTGGCTCATCGTGAACTACATCGCCGGCGACAAGATTTCGTTCCTGACTTCTCTCGGGAACTGGAACTTCGGCATCGGGTTCGCGGCGATGATCGTCGGCCTGCTCATGACTATGCGCTGGCGCTGA
- a CDS encoding dihydrofolate reductase family protein: MRPHVLLSVATSVDGAIDDTTSDRLLLSNAEDFDRVDQVRAESDAILIGAGTIRADNPRLLVNSEERRAERVRAGKPAYPLKVTVTASGDVDPEWKFWHHGGEKLVYTTESGAPAARERLGQLAEVVALGPEVDFGALLDDLGSRGIRRLMVEGGGQIHTAFLSQRLADEIHLAIAPLVVGAAAAPRFLLPALYPGGRMKLLDTRAIGDVVLIRYAPKAG; encoded by the coding sequence ATGCGTCCCCACGTGCTGCTGAGCGTCGCGACGAGTGTCGACGGGGCGATCGACGACACGACCTCCGACCGGCTGCTGCTGTCCAACGCCGAGGACTTCGACCGCGTCGACCAGGTGCGCGCGGAGTCCGACGCCATCCTGATCGGCGCGGGCACGATCCGCGCCGACAACCCGCGGCTGCTGGTCAACAGCGAGGAGCGCCGGGCCGAGCGGGTGCGCGCCGGCAAGCCCGCGTATCCGCTGAAGGTGACTGTGACGGCGTCGGGTGACGTTGACCCGGAGTGGAAGTTTTGGCACCACGGTGGGGAAAAGCTCGTCTACACCACCGAATCCGGCGCCCCGGCCGCCCGCGAACGGCTCGGTCAGCTCGCCGAAGTCGTCGCGCTCGGACCGGAGGTGGACTTCGGCGCGCTGCTCGACGATCTCGGGAGCCGTGGCATCCGGCGACTCATGGTCGAGGGCGGCGGCCAGATCCACACCGCGTTCCTCTCGCAGCGCCTGGCCGACGAGATCCACCTCGCCATCGCGCCGCTCGTGGTCGGCGCCGCCGCCGCGCCGCGGTTCCTGCTGCCCGCGTTGTACCCGGGCGGACGGATGAAACTGCTGGACACGCGGGCGATCGGCGACGTCGTGCTGATCCGCTACGCGCCCAAGGCCGGCTGA
- a CDS encoding TetR/AcrR family transcriptional regulator, with protein sequence MDEQTGLRERKKQRTREAISNAALKLFFEHGFDQVSISQVAEAAEVSRRTLFAYFQGKDDLVLHRIADHEHESARVVRAHREAPLPALREHFLDGLRRHDPITGLCDLPQVLALYRLIMGTSTLLPSLLRFRESGELALAAELGESPDLPPLTARLAAAQIVSVQWRLSMENHHRMANGVSATDAYPEAVAAAELGFDLLMNGLGTLGKS encoded by the coding sequence GTGGACGAGCAGACCGGCCTGCGGGAGCGGAAGAAGCAGCGCACGCGCGAGGCGATCTCGAACGCCGCCCTCAAGCTGTTCTTCGAGCACGGCTTCGACCAGGTGTCGATCTCGCAGGTCGCGGAGGCCGCAGAGGTGTCGCGGCGGACGTTGTTCGCCTACTTCCAGGGGAAGGACGACCTCGTCCTGCACCGCATCGCCGACCACGAGCACGAGAGCGCGCGCGTGGTCCGGGCGCACCGCGAAGCCCCGCTTCCCGCGCTGCGTGAGCATTTCCTCGACGGCCTGCGCCGCCACGACCCGATCACCGGGCTCTGCGACCTTCCGCAGGTGCTGGCGCTGTACCGCCTGATCATGGGCACGTCGACGCTGTTGCCGAGCTTGTTGCGGTTCCGGGAAAGCGGGGAGCTGGCGCTGGCGGCCGAGCTCGGCGAGTCACCGGACCTGCCGCCGCTGACCGCGCGCCTGGCGGCCGCGCAGATCGTGTCCGTGCAGTGGCGGCTGTCGATGGAGAACCACCACCGCATGGCGAACGGCGTCTCCGCGACCGACGCGTACCCCGAGGCGGTCGCGGCGGCCGAACTGGGCTTCGACCTGCTGATGAACGGCCTCGGGACACTCGGCAAGAGTTAG
- a CDS encoding rhomboid family intramembrane serine protease: protein MHAGSQQTRQQHREYQNSGKGTRTIAGARPTNSVVVTMTLLAVNVLVYLITALQAKSLDNSNSSIDLAGAMQPVAALADGQWWRIVTSGFVHFGIIHIAANMFSLWMIGRALEQVFGKVRYAALYFVALLGSSVAVLLFDNPLQISGGASGALFGLMGCYAVIVVKLKLNPSGLLITLAINAYITFSIPGISILAHVGGLITGALVAVALLYAPERDRVRWQVIGVSIIAVALIGLTVYRAAALSSLLA, encoded by the coding sequence GTGCACGCCGGCTCGCAGCAGACGCGGCAGCAGCACCGCGAGTACCAGAACTCCGGCAAGGGCACGCGAACGATCGCGGGAGCCCGGCCGACGAACTCCGTCGTCGTCACGATGACCTTGCTCGCCGTCAACGTCTTGGTCTACCTGATCACCGCGCTGCAGGCGAAGAGTCTCGACAACAGCAACTCGTCGATCGATCTCGCCGGTGCCATGCAGCCCGTCGCCGCGCTTGCCGACGGCCAGTGGTGGCGCATCGTCACGTCGGGCTTCGTGCACTTCGGGATCATCCACATCGCCGCGAACATGTTCTCGCTGTGGATGATCGGCCGAGCGTTGGAGCAGGTCTTCGGCAAAGTCCGCTACGCGGCGCTGTACTTCGTGGCGCTGCTCGGCTCTTCGGTCGCCGTGCTGCTCTTCGACAACCCGCTCCAGATCTCCGGCGGCGCCTCGGGCGCGTTGTTCGGCCTCATGGGCTGTTACGCCGTGATCGTGGTGAAGCTGAAGCTCAACCCGTCGGGGTTGCTGATCACGCTGGCGATCAACGCCTACATCACGTTCTCGATCCCCGGCATCTCGATCCTCGCCCACGTCGGTGGGCTCATCACGGGTGCGCTCGTGGCCGTCGCGCTGCTCTACGCGCCGGAGCGCGACCGGGTCCGCTGGCAGGTGATCGGCGTGTCGATCATCGCGGTGGCGCTGATCGGCCTCACGGTCTACCGCGCCGCCGCACTCTCGTCGCTGCTGGCCTAG
- a CDS encoding peptidylprolyl isomerase — MTESARKATLHTNQGDIHVNLLPDHAPKTVANFVGLADGSKEYTQPNAQGTNSGPFYDGSIFHRVIDGFMLQGGDPTGTGRGGPGYKFGDEFHPELQFNKPYLLAMANAGPGTNGSQFFITVAPTTHLNFKHTIFGEVADQESRNVVDAIARAATGPADRPLSDIVIEKVTIEA; from the coding sequence GTGACTGAAAGCGCCCGCAAGGCCACCCTGCACACCAATCAGGGTGACATCCACGTGAACCTGCTCCCCGACCACGCGCCGAAGACGGTCGCGAACTTCGTGGGGCTGGCCGACGGCTCCAAGGAGTACACGCAGCCGAACGCGCAGGGCACGAACTCCGGCCCGTTCTACGACGGCTCGATCTTCCACCGGGTCATCGACGGCTTCATGCTCCAGGGCGGCGACCCGACCGGCACCGGTCGCGGCGGCCCCGGCTACAAGTTCGGCGACGAGTTCCACCCCGAGCTGCAGTTCAACAAGCCCTACCTGCTGGCGATGGCGAACGCCGGGCCCGGCACCAACGGCTCGCAGTTCTTCATCACCGTCGCACCGACGACCCACCTGAACTTCAAGCACACGATCTTCGGCGAGGTCGCGGACCAGGAGTCCCGCAACGTCGTCGACGCGATCGCGCGCGCGGCGACCGGACCGGCGGACCGCCCGCTGTCCGACATCGTCATCGAGAAGGTCACCATCGAGGCCTAG
- a CDS encoding FAD-dependent oxidoreductase, producing the protein MDVIVVGAGPAGLTLAHELALGGAEVVVVEKLSERIEQTKGGTIQPRTAELLDARGLLDAIVERKFERAAVGGHFAGLPVPLDCTPWQTRHPHPIGIPQWKVEEVLEAAATARGARVLRGQDVTAIHADDTGVTVTTDQDLRARYVVACDGAHSTVRKLLDLPFPGRPGTYRAVLTDVRLSAVSELVPARAGHMSTMTRTTADHWGMLVPTGGDHYRFTYGRPDEAEPPMTTEAVQQALTAIYGEPTTLAEVLTISRFSDATRQLENYRHGRVFFAGDAAHIHGPLGGQGLNLGVQDAFNLGWKLAATLRGAADSLLDTYQIERHPKAARVLHHTSAQRVLAVPNPDPDLLALSEIFTDLMRLPETNRYLAGMMSGLDDPARLPDLDLVTAEGPTRVAELLRDGRAVLLDFTGGVELPAGWAERVNLVRAKADTALPAVLLRPDAAVAWRGDTPLKDALRATFQPALGA; encoded by the coding sequence ATGGACGTGATCGTGGTCGGAGCGGGCCCGGCCGGGTTGACGCTGGCGCACGAGCTGGCGCTCGGCGGCGCCGAGGTCGTAGTGGTGGAAAAGCTGTCCGAACGCATCGAGCAGACGAAGGGCGGCACGATCCAGCCACGCACCGCCGAGCTGCTCGACGCGCGGGGCCTGCTCGACGCGATCGTCGAGCGGAAGTTCGAGCGCGCCGCCGTCGGCGGGCACTTCGCCGGGCTGCCCGTGCCGCTCGACTGCACGCCTTGGCAGACCAGGCATCCGCACCCGATCGGCATTCCACAGTGGAAGGTCGAGGAGGTGCTGGAGGCAGCGGCGACCGCCCGCGGCGCGCGCGTGCTGCGGGGCCAGGACGTCACCGCGATCCACGCCGACGACACCGGCGTCACCGTGACCACCGACCAGGACCTGCGCGCCCGGTACGTCGTCGCGTGCGACGGCGCGCACAGCACCGTGCGCAAGCTGCTGGACCTGCCGTTCCCCGGCCGGCCCGGCACCTATCGGGCTGTGCTCACCGACGTGCGCCTGTCGGCCGTCTCCGAGCTGGTGCCCGCGCGGGCCGGCCACATGAGCACGATGACCAGGACCACCGCCGACCACTGGGGCATGCTCGTGCCGACCGGCGGCGACCACTACCGCTTCACCTACGGCAGGCCCGACGAGGCCGAGCCGCCGATGACCACGGAAGCCGTGCAGCAGGCGCTCACCGCCATCTACGGCGAACCCACCACGCTGGCCGAGGTCCTCACGATCTCCCGCTTCAGCGACGCCACCCGCCAGCTCGAAAACTACCGCCACGGCCGCGTTTTCTTCGCCGGCGACGCCGCCCACATCCATGGGCCGCTCGGCGGGCAGGGACTCAACCTCGGCGTGCAGGACGCTTTCAACCTCGGCTGGAAGCTCGCCGCGACGCTGCGAGGAGCCGCGGACAGCCTCCTCGACACCTACCAGATCGAGCGCCACCCGAAGGCCGCTCGCGTGCTGCACCACACGTCGGCCCAACGCGTGCTCGCCGTGCCGAACCCGGACCCGGACCTGCTTGCGCTGAGCGAGATCTTCACCGATCTCATGCGCCTGCCCGAAACCAACCGCTACCTCGCCGGGATGATGTCCGGTCTGGACGATCCCGCTCGACTGCCCGACCTGGACCTCGTGACGGCCGAGGGACCGACCCGCGTGGCCGAGCTACTGCGCGACGGGCGCGCCGTCCTGCTCGATTTCACCGGCGGCGTCGAGCTGCCCGCCGGCTGGGCCGAGCGCGTGAACCTGGTGCGCGCCAAGGCAGACACCGCGTTGCCGGCCGTGCTGCTCCGCCCCGACGCCGCCGTCGCCTGGCGCGGTGACACCCCCTTGAAAGACGCTCTGCGCGCGACCTTTCAGCCGGCCTTGGGCGCGTAG
- a CDS encoding pyridoxal 5'-phosphate synthase → MVSLRGWQSFPEELPSFDLEAAPETPEDLFLEWLTEAAEHVLAPHAVTLSTVDSEGFPDARVVILKDIAPSAWAIATSSESPKGHQLDANPHAALTFFWPGRGRQVRVRGTVAPASPEVSAEDFLARPPASRVEAFIGHQSEPLPDPAKLVEAADAAAHWVAENPHTAPETWTRYLVTPTTVEFWQASHDRRHLRLRYLRDADDTWTRERLWP, encoded by the coding sequence ATGGTTTCCCTACGTGGCTGGCAATCCTTCCCCGAAGAACTCCCGTCCTTCGACCTGGAGGCGGCCCCGGAAACCCCGGAAGACCTGTTCCTCGAGTGGCTCACGGAAGCCGCCGAACACGTCCTCGCTCCCCACGCCGTCACCCTGTCCACAGTGGACTCCGAGGGCTTTCCCGACGCCCGCGTCGTGATCCTCAAGGACATCGCCCCGTCCGCCTGGGCCATCGCCACCAGCTCGGAAAGCCCCAAGGGCCACCAGCTAGACGCCAACCCCCACGCGGCTCTCACCTTCTTCTGGCCTGGCCGCGGCCGCCAGGTGCGCGTCCGCGGCACCGTCGCCCCGGCCTCCCCGGAGGTCTCGGCGGAAGACTTCCTGGCCCGCCCACCGGCCTCCCGCGTCGAGGCCTTCATCGGCCACCAGTCCGAGCCCCTCCCGGACCCCGCCAAACTCGTCGAAGCCGCCGACGCCGCCGCCCACTGGGTCGCCGAAAACCCCCACACCGCCCCAGAAACCTGGACGCGCTACCTCGTCACCCCCACGACGGTCGAGTTCTGGCAAGCCTCCCACGACCGCCGCCACCTCCGCCTCCGCTACCTCCGCGACGCCGACGACACCTGGACCCGCGAACGCCTCTGGCCCTGA
- a CDS encoding PHP domain-containing protein, whose product MLPQDSHVHTEWSWDTVTGSMVQSCRRALALGLPSVAFTEHADLTPWLIPPPIRPHLPDHFRVRLRTDGVLEPPALDVEGYLACVQECRERFPDLRILSGVELSEPHWHRPEADALLTAHRFERVLGSVHSLPEGSHHYELSVIADRPAVATLRAYLGEVLGLVESTADFEILAHIDYALRTWPSSKPFVAADFEEEFRTVLRTLAGSGRALELNTKVPLPRDVLLWWAAEGGRILSFGSDAHAPELVGHAFAEAAALAASCGFRSGRTPHDLWIRRG is encoded by the coding sequence GTGCTGCCGCAGGACAGCCACGTCCACACCGAGTGGTCGTGGGACACCGTCACCGGGTCGATGGTCCAGTCGTGCCGGCGCGCGCTCGCGCTCGGGCTGCCGTCGGTGGCGTTCACGGAGCACGCCGACCTCACGCCGTGGCTCATCCCGCCGCCGATCCGGCCGCACCTGCCCGACCACTTCCGCGTGCGGCTGCGGACCGACGGCGTGCTGGAGCCACCGGCCCTCGACGTCGAGGGTTACCTCGCGTGCGTGCAGGAGTGCCGCGAGCGCTTCCCGGACCTGCGGATCCTGTCGGGGGTGGAGCTGAGTGAGCCGCACTGGCACCGGCCGGAGGCGGACGCGTTGCTGACGGCGCACCGCTTCGAGCGGGTGCTGGGGTCGGTGCACTCGCTGCCGGAGGGGTCGCACCACTACGAGCTGAGCGTGATCGCGGACCGCCCGGCTGTCGCGACGCTGCGTGCGTACCTGGGCGAGGTGCTGGGTCTGGTGGAGTCGACGGCCGATTTCGAGATCCTGGCCCACATCGACTACGCGCTGCGCACCTGGCCTTCGTCGAAACCCTTCGTCGCCGCGGACTTCGAGGAGGAGTTCCGCACGGTCCTGCGCACATTGGCCGGCAGCGGGCGCGCCCTGGAGCTCAACACGAAAGTCCCCCTGCCGCGCGACGTTCTCCTGTGGTGGGCCGCCGAAGGTGGCCGGATCCTCTCCTTCGGCAGCGACGCCCACGCGCCCGAACTCGTCGGCCACGCGTTCGCCGAGGCCGCCGCGTTGGCGGCTTCGTGCGGGTTCCGATCGGGCCGCACTCCGCACGACCTGTGGATCCGCCGCGGCTAA
- a CDS encoding LLM class flavin-dependent oxidoreductase, whose protein sequence is MRHTRFGVFLVSGRFPGQEDAEVLLRTVRAAEAAEAAGFDDVWLAEHHFLPYGVCPSAITLAAHVLGRTSRIAVGTAVSVLSTTHPVALAEQWSMLDAVSGGRLRLGVGRGGPWQDLEVFGTGLERYESGFEESLDVLLRAASGTASAAGEQFTFREVPLVPAPRRKPEVVVAAGGPKSDAVRLAAARGLPMLLGLHAGDDEKAATVEAYGGEAAHVSTVLCQVGESRSAAADVVRKSLPGWLSDGLGAHVTVDGRPGPSRDPHEYTEHLCEIHPVGDPEYCVATLETSLRRTGAAHVIMFVEASGTPEGTEENIARIGAEVLPALRVSTAALNSHAAPGSG, encoded by the coding sequence CTGAGGCACACCCGCTTCGGCGTCTTCCTCGTCTCCGGGCGGTTCCCGGGGCAGGAGGACGCCGAAGTGCTGCTCAGGACCGTGCGCGCGGCCGAGGCCGCCGAGGCGGCGGGGTTCGACGACGTCTGGCTCGCCGAGCACCATTTCCTGCCTTACGGCGTGTGCCCGTCGGCGATCACGCTCGCCGCGCACGTGCTCGGGCGCACGTCGCGGATCGCCGTCGGTACGGCGGTGAGCGTGCTGTCGACGACGCATCCGGTGGCGCTCGCGGAGCAGTGGTCGATGCTCGACGCGGTGTCCGGCGGCCGGCTGCGCCTCGGCGTCGGGCGCGGCGGGCCGTGGCAGGACCTGGAGGTGTTCGGCACCGGGCTCGAGCGGTACGAGAGCGGTTTCGAGGAGTCGCTGGACGTGCTGCTCCGCGCGGCTTCGGGCACCGCGTCCGCAGCCGGTGAGCAGTTCACCTTCCGCGAGGTGCCGCTGGTGCCGGCGCCGCGGCGGAAGCCGGAAGTGGTCGTGGCGGCCGGCGGGCCGAAGTCCGACGCCGTGCGCCTGGCCGCGGCACGTGGGCTCCCGATGCTGCTCGGGCTGCACGCCGGTGACGACGAGAAGGCGGCGACGGTCGAGGCGTACGGCGGCGAGGCCGCGCACGTGTCGACGGTGTTGTGCCAGGTCGGCGAGAGCCGCTCGGCGGCGGCCGATGTGGTGCGCAAGTCGTTGCCCGGCTGGCTTTCCGACGGCCTCGGCGCGCACGTCACGGTGGACGGGCGGCCCGGTCCGTCGCGTGATCCGCACGAGTACACCGAGCACCTGTGCGAGATCCACCCCGTCGGGGATCCCGAGTACTGCGTGGCGACGCTGGAAACGAGCCTCCGGCGCACCGGGGCCGCCCACGTGATCATGTTCGTGGAAGCGTCCGGTACGCCGGAGGGCACAGAGGAGAACATCGCGCGGATCGGCGCCGAGGTGCTGCCCGCGCTCAGGGTTTCAACAGCAGCGCTTAACAGTCACGCAGCTCCGGGCTCTGGTTGA
- a CDS encoding class E sortase, whose product MGTPPRGTGRPTQPPRDPRRPRPVVADQPTEIFAAVEAGGTTAVKEKPEPAPLGKGGVAIRTAGEILITLGLVVLLFMVYEVYVTDLFSAEKQSVASDQLQGDWAQDRTLHPGLVDGKAFARIHIPEFGADFNFTIQEGTGEDSLAIGPGHYKGTALPGEPGNFGVAGHRVGKGAPFNDLDNLSSCDQIVIETQTDFYIYKVLPYDDEMSGWSSGKGAQPECKGVSTLRNPSISGGGAYDQTFGRKVVLPSQGDAVNPVPYKPADVLPKAQEASLLTLTTCHPQFSAKQRLIITSVLTQQVPKSQVSDYGKLLTEIGGAS is encoded by the coding sequence ATGGGCACTCCACCGCGAGGCACCGGGAGGCCGACGCAGCCGCCCCGCGACCCGCGGAGGCCCCGGCCCGTCGTGGCCGACCAGCCGACGGAGATCTTCGCCGCCGTCGAGGCCGGCGGAACCACCGCGGTGAAGGAGAAGCCCGAGCCCGCGCCGCTGGGCAAGGGCGGCGTCGCGATCCGCACGGCCGGGGAAATCCTCATCACGCTCGGCCTGGTCGTGCTGCTGTTCATGGTCTACGAGGTCTACGTGACCGACCTGTTCTCAGCGGAGAAGCAGTCGGTGGCGAGCGACCAGCTCCAGGGCGACTGGGCCCAGGACCGCACGCTGCACCCGGGCCTCGTCGACGGCAAGGCGTTCGCGCGCATCCACATCCCGGAGTTCGGCGCCGACTTCAACTTCACGATCCAGGAGGGCACCGGCGAGGACTCGCTCGCCATCGGCCCCGGCCACTACAAGGGCACGGCGCTGCCCGGCGAGCCCGGCAACTTCGGCGTCGCCGGCCACCGCGTGGGCAAGGGCGCGCCGTTCAACGATCTGGACAACCTCAGCTCGTGTGACCAGATCGTGATCGAGACGCAGACGGACTTCTACATCTACAAGGTCCTGCCCTACGACGACGAGATGTCCGGCTGGAGCAGCGGCAAGGGCGCGCAGCCGGAGTGCAAGGGCGTCTCGACGCTGCGCAACCCGAGCATCTCGGGCGGCGGCGCGTACGACCAGACGTTCGGCCGCAAGGTCGTGCTCCCGAGCCAGGGCGACGCCGTGAACCCGGTGCCGTACAAGCCGGCCGACGTCCTGCCGAAGGCGCAGGAGGCGTCGCTGCTCACGCTCACCACGTGCCACCCGCAGTTCTCCGCGAAGCAACGGCTGATCATCACGTCCGTGCTCACGCAGCAGGTGCCGAAGTCGCAGGTGTCGGACTACGGCAAGCTGCTGACCGAGATCGGCGGTGCTTCCTGA